A section of the Quatrionicoccus australiensis genome encodes:
- a CDS encoding HdeA/HdeB family chaperone: MKIRKIAGLTAAACAALCFGMSATAATNILGFDDMSCATWIKSKDDPDQRNAYISWLRGFLTGHNYALPNQQVSTISSGTIDAKISQYCKENRDSNISEGVMRLSDQFSGRNQPIRK, translated from the coding sequence ATGAAAATACGAAAAATTGCCGGGTTGACCGCTGCGGCCTGCGCCGCGCTGTGTTTTGGCATGTCGGCAACGGCAGCAACGAATATTCTCGGCTTCGACGACATGTCCTGCGCCACCTGGATCAAGTCCAAGGACGATCCCGATCAACGCAATGCCTACATTTCCTGGCTGCGCGGCTTTTTGACCGGCCACAATTACGCCTTGCCGAACCAGCAGGTGTCCACCATTTCCAGCGGCACGATCGACGCCAAGATCAGCCAGTATTGCAAGGAAAACCGGGACAGCAATATCAGCGAAGGGGTGATGCGCCTGAGCGACCAGTTTTCCGGGCGCAACCAGCCGATCCGGAAATAG
- a CDS encoding replication initiation factor, with translation MSQKHRTGRNGLGSQPSQQSTATSLAPARTASEARADGGQEVAEPAFQGAPPSNTAPYNCNDDYFKALRWGVDSLYLSYPGELSRESDSRLKALKALAQSTEPGEVAKAQLPLGKDIFEVKEKGASLFPYIIEDGAFRIQLSRPGHKAPMAYVKVSAVYLAHVGPVEAEKHLYEILSELGEIKESANVSRIDLFVDFVSSVDMESWDRQAWVTRASSINAYAVSGNFSGWSVGLGGTISARLYNKLLEIVVSGKDWILPLWQKTGWTGQGAIWRLEFELKREVLTQKGLSKLSEVLNHLNGLWSYATTEWLRLTLPQEADQTRSRWPTHPLWALLSSVDWEGKGGPLSKRFSPTRSPNDDKLFQVAYSAILSYMAKHGFPAHELYEGTEDFLANAYLYHEQKAYELGLPFETLITEKLALKNRQYHTAINDPEQEAKRKAKEVADQARAYRKESDG, from the coding sequence ATGTCACAGAAGCACAGAACAGGCCGCAATGGCCTAGGTTCGCAACCCAGCCAGCAATCTACCGCCACTTCCCTGGCCCCCGCCCGCACCGCGAGCGAAGCGCGGGCGGACGGGGGACAAGAAGTGGCGGAACCTGCCTTTCAAGGTGCGCCCCCTAGTAACACAGCACCCTATAACTGCAATGATGACTATTTCAAGGCCCTTCGATGGGGTGTTGATAGTCTTTATCTCTCCTACCCAGGAGAACTCTCCCGAGAGTCAGATTCACGCCTCAAGGCTTTAAAAGCCCTTGCCCAATCCACAGAGCCGGGTGAGGTCGCAAAAGCTCAGCTACCGCTCGGGAAAGACATTTTTGAGGTCAAGGAGAAAGGGGCTTCCCTCTTCCCCTACATCATCGAGGACGGCGCATTCCGAATTCAGCTATCTCGCCCTGGTCATAAAGCGCCTATGGCCTATGTGAAGGTATCGGCGGTCTACCTGGCCCATGTCGGCCCTGTGGAAGCCGAAAAGCACCTTTATGAGATTCTTTCGGAACTTGGGGAAATCAAGGAGTCGGCCAACGTCAGCCGGATCGATTTGTTTGTCGATTTCGTCTCGTCGGTGGATATGGAAAGTTGGGATCGGCAAGCCTGGGTAACTCGGGCCTCGTCCATCAATGCCTATGCCGTATCCGGCAACTTCTCCGGTTGGTCGGTTGGCCTCGGCGGCACCATCTCTGCCCGGCTCTATAACAAGCTGCTGGAAATCGTTGTCAGCGGCAAGGATTGGATTCTTCCCCTGTGGCAAAAAACGGGATGGACCGGACAAGGGGCAATCTGGCGCCTGGAGTTTGAACTGAAGCGAGAAGTCCTGACCCAGAAAGGCCTTTCCAAGCTCTCAGAGGTCTTGAATCACCTCAATGGCCTGTGGAGCTACGCCACCACCGAATGGCTGCGCCTGACGCTCCCCCAGGAGGCAGATCAAACCCGCTCACGCTGGCCGACTCACCCCCTGTGGGCGCTTCTGTCTTCGGTTGATTGGGAGGGCAAAGGAGGACCGCTGAGCAAGCGCTTTAGCCCGACTCGCAGCCCCAACGATGACAAGCTCTTTCAGGTCGCCTACAGCGCAATTCTGTCCTACATGGCGAAGCATGGCTTTCCGGCCCATGAACTCTACGAAGGGACCGAGGATTTCCTAGCGAATGCCTATCTGTACCACGAGCAGAAAGCATATGAGTTGGGATTGCCCTTCGAAACCTTGATTACCGAGAAGCTCGCTCTCAAGAACCGGCAGTACCACACCGCAATCAACGACCCGGAGCAGGAAGCAAAACGCAAGGCCAAAGAGGTGGCAGATCAGGCCAGGGCCTATCGGAAGGAAAGCGATGGATAA
- a CDS encoding cupin domain-containing protein, translated as MTPQPNLFAGLPAAPVAAEQFAELLALPDLRIERIVSTGQCSPPDFWYDQAEGEWVVVLEGEAKLRFADEAEARHLQAGDYVNIAPHRRHRVDWTPAGRTTVWLAVFYRA; from the coding sequence GTGACGCCACAACCCAACCTGTTCGCCGGATTGCCGGCCGCTCCCGTAGCGGCCGAGCAATTCGCCGAACTGCTTGCCCTCCCCGATCTGCGCATCGAGCGCATTGTTTCCACCGGCCAGTGCAGCCCACCGGATTTCTGGTACGACCAGGCCGAGGGCGAATGGGTGGTCGTGCTCGAAGGTGAAGCAAAACTGCGCTTTGCCGACGAAGCCGAAGCCCGCCATCTGCAGGCCGGCGACTACGTCAATATCGCGCCACACCGCCGGCATCGCGTCGACTGGACGCCCGCCGGGCGCACTACCGTCTGGCTCGCCGTTTTCTACCGCGCCTGA
- a CDS encoding sigma 54-interacting transcriptional regulator encodes MTAGAHVLVVDDDEDILRLLSMRLLARGFRITAAGSAEEALAHIAVDPPRVVVSDVRLPGRDGLALFEEIRTTRPTLPVILLTAHGSIPDAVDATSRGVFGYLTKPFDSQVLLEKIDQALQLSAPELPVSASGTAAGSAQADEWLAGIVFRSTQMAELLAEARMVAASDASVLIRGESGTGKEVLARAIHRASPRAKGPFVAINCGAIPEQLLESELFGHLKGAFTGAGNNRVGLIQAANGGTLFLDEIGDMPLSLQVKLLRVLQERVVRPVGATRAEPVDVRLVSATHRDLDAAMAEGQFREDLYYRLDVVSLTLPRLEERREDIPLLAAHFVQLLAAKYGKPITGFAPDALEALATAAWPGNVRQLYNVVEQSCALNSTPLIPLSLVQRALRLPTMEALSYAEAKQRFERNYLVQLLKLTDGNVADAARIADRNRTEFYRLLQKYDLTPAMFRSESEALGER; translated from the coding sequence ATGACGGCCGGCGCGCACGTCCTGGTCGTCGATGACGATGAAGATATCCTGCGCCTGCTCAGCATGCGCCTGCTGGCGCGCGGCTTTCGCATCACCGCGGCAGGCTCGGCCGAGGAGGCGCTGGCGCACATCGCGGTTGATCCGCCACGCGTCGTGGTCAGCGACGTGCGTCTGCCGGGGCGCGATGGCCTCGCCCTGTTCGAGGAAATCCGCACGACGCGGCCGACCCTGCCGGTCATTCTGCTCACCGCGCACGGCAGCATTCCTGATGCGGTCGACGCCACTTCTAGGGGCGTTTTCGGCTATCTGACCAAGCCGTTCGACAGCCAGGTCCTGCTCGAGAAAATCGATCAGGCGCTGCAGCTTTCCGCGCCGGAGCTGCCGGTTTCGGCCTCCGGTACGGCAGCGGGCAGCGCGCAGGCCGATGAATGGCTGGCCGGCATTGTCTTTCGCAGCACGCAGATGGCCGAGTTGCTCGCCGAGGCGCGCATGGTGGCGGCGTCTGACGCCAGCGTGCTGATCCGCGGCGAGAGCGGTACCGGCAAGGAAGTGCTGGCGCGTGCCATTCATCGCGCCAGTCCGCGCGCCAAGGGGCCGTTTGTCGCGATCAATTGCGGTGCCATTCCCGAGCAGTTGCTGGAGTCCGAGCTTTTCGGGCATCTCAAGGGAGCGTTCACCGGTGCCGGCAATAACCGGGTCGGGTTGATCCAGGCAGCCAATGGCGGCACCTTGTTTCTCGATGAAATCGGCGACATGCCGCTCAGCCTGCAGGTCAAGCTACTGCGCGTACTGCAGGAGCGCGTCGTGCGGCCGGTGGGGGCGACCCGTGCCGAGCCGGTCGATGTGCGTCTGGTTTCGGCGACGCATCGCGATCTCGATGCCGCGATGGCGGAGGGCCAGTTTCGTGAAGATCTTTATTACCGGCTCGATGTCGTTTCGCTGACGCTGCCGCGGCTGGAAGAGCGGCGCGAGGACATTCCGCTGCTCGCCGCCCATTTTGTGCAATTGCTGGCCGCCAAGTACGGCAAGCCGATTACCGGCTTCGCCCCGGATGCACTGGAGGCGCTGGCCACGGCTGCCTGGCCGGGCAATGTCCGGCAGCTCTACAACGTGGTCGAGCAGAGTTGCGCCCTGAATTCGACGCCGCTGATCCCCTTGTCGCTGGTCCAGCGTGCCCTGCGCCTGCCGACCATGGAGGCGCTCAGCTATGCCGAGGCGAAACAGCGCTTCGAGCGCAATTACCTGGTGCAGCTGCTCAAGCTGACCGATGGCAACGTCGCCGACGCGGCACGCATTGCCGACCGCAATCGCACCGAGTTTTATCGCTTGCTGCAAAAGTACGATCTGACGCCGGCGATGTTCCGCAGCGAGAGCGAGGCGCTTGGCGAGCGCTGA
- a CDS encoding phasin family protein, with protein MFTKPQDFAKSGFNFALFFANTAFDGIERLALLNLAAARSMFEVSLSNIESLLGAKDVQSFVSLHKELSTPSIEKGLEYSRNVISIASETKDKIAKEVEVHVADTSAKVSGLVEKALAAAPAGSEVAVAAVKTAIKSANEAYEGLNKVAKQAAEVAEASVAAATSATIKAAAVAAPKAAGKKAA; from the coding sequence ATGTTCACCAAGCCCCAAGATTTCGCCAAGTCCGGTTTCAACTTTGCCCTGTTCTTCGCCAACACCGCTTTTGATGGCATCGAGCGTCTGGCCCTGTTGAACCTGGCCGCTGCCCGTTCCATGTTCGAAGTTTCGCTGTCCAACATCGAAAGCCTGCTCGGCGCCAAGGATGTTCAATCCTTCGTCAGCCTGCACAAGGAACTCTCCACCCCGTCCATCGAGAAGGGCCTCGAGTACTCGCGTAACGTGATCTCGATCGCTTCCGAAACCAAGGACAAGATCGCCAAGGAAGTGGAAGTTCACGTTGCCGACACCAGCGCCAAGGTTTCCGGCCTGGTCGAAAAGGCCCTGGCTGCTGCCCCGGCTGGTTCCGAAGTTGCCGTTGCTGCCGTCAAGACCGCCATCAAGTCGGCCAACGAAGCTTACGAAGGCCTGAACAAGGTTGCCAAGCAAGCTGCTGAAGTTGCCGAAGCCAGCGTTGCCGCTGCCACTTCCGCCACCATCAAGGCTGCTGCTGTTGCCGCCCCGAAGGCTGCCGGCAAGAAGGCTGCCTAA
- a CDS encoding tyrosine-type recombinase/integrase — MGRTQSGIYEDPQGFWWVDKVFKGTRLRNRFERFEEAESWLILQLEQLRQKHLFGVRQKRTFDEAAAKYLLDHREKVSLQTDIYLLEKLVPLIGKLTLDQIHDQTLAAYVKQRKDEGRSHKTINLGLGIVRRILNLAARSWRDEDGKTWLETPPLITMLPLIGFQREPRPITWAEQRRLLPHLADHLAKMALFDLNTGARDEVVCGLRWEWEIYIPELERSVFDVPRENVKGRKRSRVLVCNSVAQSIIEGQRGKHAEYVFPYQGNRIETVGNSGWQRARAKAGLPDLHFHDLRHTVGMRLRESGVREETIADVLWHTRRGMTAHYSVAQIEELVEALERITDERSRTNRSLEMIRREQIGKLSPHFLPTENKKANQRLA, encoded by the coding sequence ATGGGCCGAACACAATCCGGCATTTACGAAGACCCGCAAGGCTTCTGGTGGGTTGATAAGGTCTTCAAAGGCACTCGACTTCGCAACCGTTTTGAACGATTTGAAGAAGCGGAATCCTGGCTGATCCTCCAACTGGAGCAGCTACGGCAAAAGCACCTCTTCGGCGTTCGCCAGAAACGGACGTTCGATGAGGCTGCCGCGAAGTATCTGCTCGACCACCGGGAGAAGGTATCGCTTCAAACCGATATCTATCTGCTGGAAAAGTTGGTGCCGTTAATTGGCAAGCTCACGCTCGATCAGATTCACGATCAGACGTTGGCGGCCTATGTGAAGCAGCGCAAGGATGAAGGGCGGTCTCATAAAACGATCAATCTCGGCCTCGGGATTGTTCGCCGGATTCTCAACCTGGCCGCGCGAAGTTGGCGCGATGAGGATGGAAAAACCTGGCTGGAGACCCCTCCGCTCATCACCATGCTGCCGCTCATTGGCTTTCAGCGTGAGCCTCGCCCGATTACCTGGGCCGAGCAGCGGCGTTTGTTGCCGCACTTGGCGGACCATCTCGCAAAGATGGCCCTGTTCGATCTGAACACCGGCGCGCGGGATGAGGTGGTTTGTGGTCTGCGCTGGGAATGGGAAATTTACATCCCCGAACTGGAACGGTCTGTTTTTGACGTCCCCAGGGAGAACGTGAAAGGCAGGAAACGTAGTCGTGTTCTGGTCTGTAATTCGGTGGCCCAAAGCATCATCGAGGGGCAACGCGGCAAACATGCCGAGTATGTCTTTCCCTACCAGGGAAACCGGATTGAGACCGTAGGCAATAGTGGGTGGCAGCGTGCGAGGGCAAAGGCGGGACTTCCTGATCTTCACTTCCATGATCTGCGACACACCGTTGGGATGCGATTGCGTGAATCAGGAGTTAGGGAGGAAACGATTGCTGACGTTCTTTGGCACACCCGCCGGGGCATGACCGCACATTACTCAGTCGCTCAGATTGAGGAACTGGTGGAAGCCCTGGAGCGGATTACCGATGAACGTAGCCGGACGAATCGAAGCCTGGAGATGATCCGCCGGGAGCAGATTGGGAAGCTGAGTCCCCATTTTCTCCCCACGGAAAACAAAAAGGCCAATCAGAGATTGGCCTAA
- a CDS encoding BON domain-containing protein: MIKRHFAVAGFIAVVALCGLGLTAFATDDPQVIASVSMAGETLDTVLTEKVETLLRTDIGLAGSQLRVQGRAGVVTVGGTVPDEHSLRRALDLASSVRGVREVRNAMEIDSPK, translated from the coding sequence ATGATCAAACGTCATTTCGCAGTTGCCGGTTTTATTGCCGTCGTGGCGCTCTGTGGTCTGGGGCTGACCGCCTTTGCCACCGACGATCCACAAGTCATCGCCAGCGTCAGCATGGCCGGCGAAACGCTGGACACGGTGCTCACCGAAAAGGTCGAAACCTTGTTGCGCACGGACATCGGGCTGGCCGGCTCGCAATTACGTGTGCAGGGCAGGGCGGGTGTCGTCACCGTCGGCGGCACCGTGCCCGACGAACATTCGCTGCGCCGGGCGCTCGACCTGGCGAGCAGCGTGCGCGGCGTCAGGGAAGTGCGCAATGCAATGGAGATCGACTCCCCAAAATGA
- a CDS encoding permease gives MISNSQRWRQAAGKSTLPILLVLSLLLGACANTAGPRPPAYDGPGPLPPLAYYQLLGKMSPAELGRERSVLAALPATSNTQLRQAMLAGHPRAAPDLTKAIALLDGILKSSDPAALSLQPLARLLADNYLERQKLDVQLERQGQQLKESQRKSVELQEKIDGLADIERTLPQRTHSLRPAPVGRSK, from the coding sequence ATGATCAGTAATTCGCAACGCTGGCGGCAGGCTGCCGGTAAATCAACTCTGCCTATCCTGCTTGTGCTCAGCCTGCTGCTCGGGGCCTGCGCCAATACGGCTGGGCCGCGACCGCCGGCTTACGACGGGCCGGGCCCTTTGCCGCCGCTTGCCTATTACCAGTTGCTCGGCAAAATGAGTCCGGCTGAGCTTGGCCGTGAGCGCTCGGTGCTGGCGGCCTTGCCGGCAACGTCCAACACGCAGTTGCGGCAGGCGATGCTGGCCGGCCATCCGCGCGCGGCGCCGGATTTGACCAAGGCAATCGCGCTGCTCGACGGCATCCTGAAATCGAGCGATCCGGCCGCGCTCAGTCTGCAGCCGTTGGCCCGCCTGCTGGCCGACAACTATCTGGAACGCCAGAAACTCGATGTGCAGTTGGAACGTCAGGGCCAGCAGTTGAAGGAGAGCCAGCGCAAGAGCGTCGAGCTGCAGGAAAAGATCGATGGTCTGGCCGACATCGAGCGCACCCTGCCGCAACGCACGCACAGTCTGCGGCCGGCCCCGGTGGGGCGGAGCAAATGA
- a CDS encoding biotin/lipoyl-containing protein — MRAKFVRMPKYPECWESCGSCASGNVFILEILVKVGDEVDFDDTILVLETGKVALDIPTPYAGKVVAIHVTEGDTVDEGALLVTLQTD, encoded by the coding sequence ATGCGCGCCAAATTCGTCCGTATGCCGAAGTATCCCGAGTGCTGGGAGAGTTGCGGCTCCTGTGCCAGTGGCAATGTCTTCATTCTCGAAATCCTGGTCAAAGTCGGCGATGAGGTTGATTTTGACGACACCATTCTTGTTCTCGAAACCGGCAAGGTGGCGCTCGATATTCCGACCCCCTACGCCGGCAAGGTGGTTGCCATACACGTTACAGAGGGCGATACGGTCGATGAGGGTGCATTGCTGGTAACGCTGCAAACAGACTGA
- a CDS encoding nucleoside recognition domain-containing protein encodes MEILIEIILKAGRSAVELSLFVLLPVMVVMLSLMRLLEARGVLDWVVARLAPLLKPFGLTGLGVFAALQINFVSFAAPMATLTMMEQRGASDRHIAATLAMVFAMSQANAALPMMTMGLDLALTLIYSLIGGLAAAAATYYLFGRSLSGVEGKLDEHLAHPVAESAKGILDVINRAGAEAFRLATGAIPMLVLSLVIVTALRVSGAIDGLTHLLAPMLTALSIDSALILPTLTKYIAGGTAMMGVMDDMRKAGQISVELLNASAGFLISPFDLPGVAVLISAGPRIAAVWKPAALGACVGIAVRTAGHILAA; translated from the coding sequence ATGGAAATCCTCATCGAAATCATCCTCAAGGCTGGCCGTTCGGCCGTCGAGCTGTCGCTCTTCGTGTTGCTGCCGGTCATGGTTGTCATGCTCTCGCTGATGCGTCTGCTCGAAGCGCGCGGTGTGCTGGACTGGGTGGTTGCCCGCCTGGCGCCCTTGCTCAAGCCGTTCGGGCTGACCGGACTGGGCGTTTTTGCAGCCTTGCAGATCAATTTCGTCAGCTTCGCCGCGCCGATGGCGACGCTGACCATGATGGAGCAGCGCGGTGCGTCGGATCGCCATATCGCGGCGACGCTGGCCATGGTCTTCGCGATGTCGCAGGCCAATGCGGCGCTGCCGATGATGACCATGGGCCTTGATCTCGCGCTGACCTTGATCTATTCCCTGATCGGCGGCCTGGCCGCGGCGGCGGCGACCTATTACCTGTTCGGGCGCTCGCTGTCGGGTGTCGAGGGCAAGCTCGACGAGCATCTGGCGCATCCGGTGGCGGAGAGTGCCAAGGGCATTCTCGACGTGATCAACCGGGCCGGCGCCGAAGCCTTCAGGCTGGCGACCGGGGCGATTCCGATGCTGGTGCTGTCGCTGGTCATCGTCACCGCGCTGCGTGTTTCCGGCGCCATCGACGGCCTGACCCACCTGCTGGCGCCCATGCTGACGGCGCTTTCGATCGACAGTGCGCTGATCCTGCCGACCCTGACCAAGTACATCGCCGGCGGTACGGCGATGATGGGCGTCATGGACGACATGCGCAAAGCCGGCCAGATCAGCGTCGAACTGCTCAATGCCAGTGCCGGCTTCCTGATTTCGCCCTTCGATCTGCCCGGTGTGGCGGTGCTGATCTCGGCCGGGCCGCGCATTGCCGCGGTCTGGAAACCGGCCGCGCTCGGCGCTTGCGTCGGCATTGCGGTACGCACGGCGGGGCATATACTGGCGGCCTGA
- the prfB gene encoding peptide chain release factor 2 (programmed frameshift), with product MEAEHINSISNKLEDLAQRAAELRRYLDYDQKRERLTLLTQEMEDPKIWDDAKRAQELGKEKKTLENIVLVLEEVDAGINDGRELFDMGKEDGDEDTLLSVEADNAGLEAKVAALEFRRMFNNPSDPMPCFLEIQAGAGGTEAQDWASMLLRMYLKYGEKKGFTVEVMEESEGDVAGLKSATVKFTGDYAYGTLRTETGIHRLVRKSPFDSAARRHTSFTSVFVFPEVDDSIEININPADVRTDTYRASGAGGQHINKTDSAVRLTHVPTGIVVQCQNDRSQHRNRDEAWQMLRARIYEFELRKQQAEQQKLEDAKSDIGWGHQIRSYVLDQSRIKDLRTNHETGNTQGVLDGDLDPFIEASLKQGV from the exons ATGGAAGCCGAACACATCAACAGCATCTCCAACAAGCTCGAGGATCTGGCGCAGCGCGCCGCCGAGCTTCGGAGGTATCTT GACTACGATCAGAAACGCGAACGCCTGACCCTTCTCACGCAAGAGATGGAAGATCCCAAGATTTGGGATGACGCCAAGCGCGCCCAGGAACTGGGCAAGGAAAAGAAAACCCTGGAAAACATCGTGCTGGTGCTCGAAGAAGTCGACGCCGGCATCAACGATGGGCGCGAACTGTTCGACATGGGCAAGGAAGACGGCGACGAAGACACCCTGCTCTCCGTCGAGGCCGACAACGCCGGCCTGGAAGCCAAGGTCGCCGCCCTCGAATTCCGCCGCATGTTCAACAACCCGTCCGACCCGATGCCCTGCTTCCTGGAAATCCAGGCCGGCGCCGGCGGCACGGAAGCCCAGGACTGGGCCTCGATGCTGTTGCGCATGTACCTGAAATACGGCGAAAAGAAGGGCTTCACCGTTGAGGTCATGGAAGAGTCGGAAGGCGACGTTGCCGGCCTGAAGAGCGCCACCGTCAAATTCACCGGCGATTACGCCTACGGCACGCTGCGCACCGAGACCGGCATTCACCGCCTGGTCCGCAAGTCGCCGTTCGACTCCGCCGCGCGCCGCCACACCAGCTTCACCTCGGTGTTCGTGTTCCCGGAAGTCGATGACTCGATCGAGATCAACATCAACCCGGCCGACGTGCGTACCGACACCTACCGCGCTTCCGGCGCCGGCGGTCAGCACATCAACAAGACCGACTCCGCCGTGCGTCTGACGCACGTCCCGACCGGCATCGTCGTGCAGTGCCAGAACGACCGTTCGCAGCACCGCAACCGCGACGAAGCCTGGCAGATGCTGCGCGCCCGCATCTACGAGTTCGAACTGCGCAAGCAGCAAGCCGAACAGCAGAAGCTCGAAGACGCCAAGTCCGACATCGGCTGGGGCCACCAGATCCGTTCCTACGTGCTCGACCAGAGCCGTATCAAGGATCTGCGCACCAACCACGAAACCGGCAATACCCAGGGCGTACTCGACGGCGACCTCGATCCGTTCATCGAGGCCAGCCTCAAGCAAGGCGTGTGA
- a CDS encoding YkgJ family cysteine cluster protein — MAALFRLHAEVDRRVASIRENRPDWLCGKGCDGCCQRLAEIPQLHAAEWYLLRQGLAGLTPQHLQQIDAAMAVLASQTARPLTCPLLDRASGACPVYAQRPVACRTYGFYVQRDKGVYCTQIEAQVDAGALSDVVWGNHDAVDQSLAGLGERRPLTEWYAEWRAER, encoded by the coding sequence TTGGCAGCGCTTTTCCGGCTGCACGCCGAGGTCGACCGCCGCGTCGCCAGCATCCGCGAGAACCGGCCCGACTGGCTGTGCGGCAAGGGCTGCGACGGCTGTTGCCAGCGCCTCGCCGAAATCCCGCAACTGCATGCCGCCGAGTGGTATCTGCTACGCCAGGGCCTGGCCGGGCTGACGCCGCAGCATCTGCAGCAGATTGACGCCGCCATGGCAGTCCTCGCCAGCCAGACGGCGCGGCCGCTGACCTGTCCGCTGCTTGACCGGGCAAGCGGCGCCTGCCCGGTCTATGCGCAGCGCCCGGTAGCCTGTCGCACCTACGGCTTCTACGTGCAGCGCGACAAGGGCGTCTATTGCACGCAAATCGAGGCGCAGGTCGATGCTGGCGCCTTGTCCGATGTCGTCTGGGGCAATCATGATGCGGTGGATCAGAGTCTGGCCGGCCTTGGTGAGCGGCGTCCGCTGACCGAGTGGTACGCCGAATGGCGCGCGGAGCGCTAG
- a CDS encoding IS3 family transposase (programmed frameshift): protein MKKRFTEEQIIGFLREAEAGMPIAELCRKHAFSEASYYLWRSKFGGMSVSDAKRLKELETENTRLKKLLAETMLENEIAKEALRKKVVSAPSRRDLVRYLIDEGLSERKSLRFVGMSPSSFRYQPAADRNAALKEKIVTLAQRHRRYGAGMIYLKLRQAGLVVNHKRVDRLYAEAGLQVRRRKRKKIPVSDRHPLERPSAANQVWSMDFVFDRTAEGRVIKSLTIVDDATHEAVAIVPERAIGGMQLTRTLDQLAKTRGLPKAIRTDNGKEFCSRAMLTWAHARGVQLFLIEPGKPNQNAYIESFNGRFRDECLNEHWFTSLRHAQVVIEGWRREYNEERPKKSLGGLTPAAYAKSLTQKSGKLPPDSKALCY from the exons ATGAAGAAGCGATTCACCGAAGAACAGATCATTGGCTTCCTGCGGGAAGCAGAAGCAGGAATGCCGATAGCGGAGTTGTGCCGCAAGCACGCCTTCTCAGAGGCAAGCTACTACCTCTGGCGCAGCAAGTTTGGCGGAATGAGCGTGTCGGACGCTAAGCGGCTCAAGGAGCTCGAAACGGAAAACACGCGCTTGAAGAAGCTGTTGGCCGAAACGATGCTGGAAAACGAGATCGCTAAGGAAGCTCTGCGAA AAAAAGTGGTGAGCGCACCGTCACGACGTGATCTGGTGCGCTACCTGATCGACGAGGGGCTCAGCGAGCGAAAGTCATTGCGGTTCGTTGGCATGAGTCCGAGTTCATTCCGTTACCAGCCGGCGGCGGATCGCAATGCTGCTTTGAAGGAGAAGATCGTCACGCTCGCCCAACGTCATCGGCGCTACGGTGCCGGGATGATCTACTTGAAGCTGCGGCAGGCCGGCCTGGTGGTGAATCACAAGCGGGTGGATCGGCTCTACGCCGAGGCCGGTCTGCAAGTGAGAAGGCGAAAGCGGAAGAAGATTCCGGTGTCGGATCGTCACCCGCTAGAGCGCCCTTCGGCCGCCAATCAGGTCTGGTCAATGGATTTCGTGTTCGACCGGACGGCGGAAGGACGAGTCATCAAAAGCCTGACCATTGTGGATGACGCTACGCACGAAGCAGTTGCGATTGTTCCGGAACGCGCAATCGGCGGCATGCAACTCACCCGAACGCTCGATCAGTTGGCCAAGACGCGAGGCTTGCCCAAGGCCATTCGGACGGATAACGGCAAGGAGTTCTGTAGTCGGGCCATGCTGACCTGGGCGCATGCCCGTGGCGTCCAACTCTTTCTCATTGAGCCAGGCAAGCCGAATCAGAACGCCTATATCGAATCGTTCAATGGGCGTTTCCGGGATGAATGCCTGAATGAGCACTGGTTCACCAGCCTGCGCCATGCCCAGGTCGTCATCGAAGGCTGGCGCCGCGAGTACAACGAGGAGCGACCGAAAAAATCCCTGGGCGGTTTGACGCCCGCAGCCTATGCAAAATCACTCACCCAGAAATCAGGTAAATTACCCCCGGACTCTAAAGCCCTCTGCTACTGA
- a CDS encoding HNH endonuclease yields MAKSYLSALRHQAFERQKHRCHYCGFLMWESDPDSFARHHGISSANAKRFQCTAEHLVARQDGGKDTAANIVAACAYCNHGRHKCQPAPSPDRLKQKIAKRLARNRWHPLPVVTCLSLRAN; encoded by the coding sequence ATGGCCAAATCTTATCTTTCCGCGCTCCGTCATCAGGCCTTCGAACGCCAAAAGCACCGCTGCCATTACTGTGGATTTCTGATGTGGGAATCAGATCCCGACTCCTTTGCTCGTCATCACGGAATTAGTTCGGCAAATGCCAAACGATTCCAGTGCACAGCGGAGCATCTTGTTGCCAGACAAGACGGGGGTAAGGATACCGCTGCGAACATCGTTGCAGCATGTGCATATTGCAACCACGGTCGGCACAAATGCCAGCCTGCACCATCGCCTGATAGGCTTAAGCAGAAAATTGCAAAGCGACTTGCACGCAATCGCTGGCATCCGCTGCCAGTCGTAACCTGTTTGTCGTTGAGGGCTAACTAA